Below is a genomic region from Candidatus Rokuibacteriota bacterium.
AGGCTATGCCAAAACAGCTCTTGTTCAACGATGAGGCCCGGGCGGCCCTGCTCCGCGGTGTCAACATCATGGCGTCGGCAGTGAAGGCCACCCTGGGGCCCAAGGGACGCAACGTCGTCATCGACAAGAAGTTCGGAAGCCC
It encodes:
- the groEL gene encoding chaperonin GroEL (60 kDa chaperone family; promotes refolding of misfolded polypeptides especially under stressful conditions; forms two stacked rings of heptamers to form a barrel-shaped 14mer; ends can be capped by GroES; misfolded proteins enter the barrel where they are refolded when GroES binds; many bacteria have multiple copies of the groEL gene which are active under different environmental conditions; the B.japonicum protein in this cluster is expressed constitutively; in Rhodobacter, Corynebacterium and Rhizobium this protein is essential for growth), with the translated sequence MPKQLLFNDEARAALLRGVNIMASAVKATLGPKGRNVVIDKKFGSPTITKDGVTVAKEIELKDNNEDMGAQMIKEVASKT